The nucleotide window TTTAAAATCTTTTCTAATTTATTTAATTCATTTATTGCTTCTTTTTCTTTGATTTTCTTCAAACAGAATATAACTTTTTCTATTTTATTGGTAAATCTATTAAGTTTATCAATAGTTTTTTCATTCGCTTTTTTCAACATTTCTAAAATATTTTTCTTTTTTACACTAATTATATCAGTTTCAAATTCTTTACCGAAATTTATCATTTCAACACCTAAATTTTCAAAAAAATTTTTATATTTAGGAATTTTTAAATCTTTCTCACTTTTCTGACATTTTTCTTCATCATAATCAATAACTTTATAAAGTAAATCTAAAACAATGTCCTCTTTTCCCAATTTTATATCATCACATCTTATATCTTCTTCTTTTGGAAAAATAGAGCCTTTTATTGAAGAGCCGGGCAAATAATATTCAGGTTTTTCTATCATCTCGTCTAATTTATCTTTATAATTATAAAAAGGATAAATTACGGTTATTTTATTACTCTCCTCTTTTTCTAAATTTGAATATGGTTTAACCAAATCATCTTCTCTAAAATCTACACCTTTATATAATATTTTTAAACTTCTCGGCGATACTACTATTTTTGATATCGATTTAAACTTCAAATTATATTTATTCATTTTCCCCTCCGAACTTTTCCGAATCAAGAGCTTCCAAATAAGAATTTCCAAACACTATTGCGTTTTTATACAAAATATTGTATTTATTTTGTATACTTTTTCCTATATTAAAATTCTCTCCTTCAGAGTAAATTACACTCCCGACATTTATAAAACCTATCACTTTTTTTGCTTCTTCGGTAATTTCAAATGCCTTTCTATCCGAAATATGCAAATCAATATACGATTTCTTATAATTTATAGAATTAGGCAATAACATTCCCACATTCAGATAAAAATTAGCTTTTTCAGAATTTTTTTCTTCTTTAATTTCTACTTTTCCTCTAATAAATCTATTATAGCCTTGTGAGCCTTTGGGACCTAAGTAAACTTCTTCGTCATTACCTTCATTTTCTTGAGCATTTTTTATATTTTCGAGCCACTTTATTATCATATCACTATCAGTTTTTATCATTATAATAAAATCTGTCACTATCTCTTCAGTACTTTCATTTATTATTTTCACAATAGGTACTGTATAAGCTTTATTTTCCAACCCTGCAAGATTATGAAACTGATTTTCCAATCTGAATTTTTGAATATAACTTTGTTTTTGTCTCAAATAATCTTTAAAATTCTTTAATTCTACTTCATTATTAAGTATTTTCTTCATATCTTCTTTTTTTATAAAGTCTATTTTCTTTATTTTTTCATAAATTTCTTTACTCTTGTCCCCAAATTTATCTATAACATATTCTTTCGGCATAGGTATAAAACCTTTAGGCAATACATTTGAAATCATACATTTTATTTTTTTTTCATAAATATTATTCACTAATTTTGTAATATTTTCTTCACTCTCATATTTTTTGATTTGATATATCAGCCAACCGAATATTTTTTGAGAATCAGGAAATGATGTTATATCACTTGCAACTTTTAGATTTATTAAATATTTTTTCATTCCAAGTTTCCTTTCTTATTCAACGATTTCAGTTTCTATGGAAATTTTTCCATATCCTCTTGATTTTGAATTTCCCATTCTATAATACCCATCATTAAATAATTCCAATTTTTCAACTAACTCTGCTGCTATTTTTTTTATATCTACAAAGTTTTTAAAATCTCTTAAAATAATTTCTCCTTCAAATTTCACTCCCGGTCTTATAGCTTTATATGTTCTCGGATTAGAAACTACTTCGTCACCATCTTCTAAAATAGCAGTTTTTGAGTCAATTATAAAATACTCTTCCGTATTTTTTCTACCATCAACCACCTTTAAATCCGAAAAATAAAGTCTTGGAGTAGTATTTATTCCCTCTATTCCGAATAAATATTCGGGTTTTAAATCATTTATACACTCTTTTATTTTATTTATAATTTCTTCCAAATTTTGAGAATTTAAGTTATTTTCTAATTTTCGTTTTTCATATTTTTTTAGCAAATCTTCCAAATAATTTTTATAAAATTTTTTTGTTTCTTCCATATCACTTCCTTCAGATTTCACAATAAATCTCGTACTTCCCTTAAATGCCGATGCCTGAATTAAAGGTTTTCCATCATTATCAACAGTTGTACACTGATCTACTCCTCCTATACTGAAACTTTGAGTATGATTTCCTATTAAACAGTTTGATTTAGTTTCTATTTTTACTTTTATTTTTCTCATTTTTCCACTTTCCCTTTCTACTATTTTTTCTTATTTACAGTTAAATATTTTATTTTCTGTTGAGTATATGAATAAAATAATATTAACACGTCCAACCAATCCGTTTTATCAATTTCTTCCTCTATCAATTCTTTAAATTTATCAAAATTAAAGTTTAATTTATAATCTATTTTATTTGTATTTTCTTTATTTCCAAGCTTTTTGTTATCTTTTCTCTCTCTATTTTCATTATTTTTGATAGTATTATTTATATTTTCAAATACTGTTTTTACTTTATTGAGTTTTTTACTTTTCTCTTTCTCAGTTTCAATAATATTTTTTATCCTATAGAAAAAGGAAGTTTGAAAAGGAGCTTTTTTATAAACCCACATATTTTTTATTTTCGTTTTACCATTTTTATCCTTAATTTCTTTTGTTATTTTAGAGTTTTTTATAAATAACTTCAATATCGTACTTTCTCTTTTTTCTATTTCATTGTCATATAAATAACTTACTGGTTTATTAAATAAATCAGATTTTATTTTTAGCATAATTTTCTCATTTATATATTTTTGAATCTTTTCTTTATCTATTTCTTTCTTTTCGGAATATCTCTCATCTGTAAGTAACATAAAAAGTCGAAGTTTAGGAATAAGTTTACTTTTTATTTTTTCAAGCTTTAATTTTCTTGGAGATTTTTCTTTGGACTTATCTTCTTTTTCTAAAACTTGACTTAAAAGATAATATTTTAAAGCAAGTTCATTTTTACCTTTTCTTCCTATAATATTTTCAGGTAATAATCTATATAATAATACTCTTATTTGAGCCTTTTCATCTTTTTCTCGTTCTATACTTTGTAAAAGATTATGGAAATAGCTGTTTGAAATTTTAAGGTATTCTAATCTTTCAACATCTTCCTTAAATTTACTAAAGCCGTCTGTTTCTCCTTCGCCTTTATTCCCATCATAGTAAAATAAATTAACTCCTGCAACAGATACACCCAGAATAGCTTTATCCTTTTTTTTCTCACTTTTCATTATTTTTTTCATTTTAGATAACTCTTCTTCTACACTTTTTCTATAATATCTTACCGGCTGATGATTATCCACAAAAGTTACTCCTATCGAAAGTGTCAGATTTATTTCTTTTCCTATTTCCTCGATTTCTAATCTCTCTCTTAATTCTTTAATTAAAACTTTTAATAAGATTATCGAATTTAAAAGACTTCCTATTTGTACTGCAAAAAATATGTCATCACCCTCTATATAAAACGGTAAAATCTTATTCTCAAGATTAAATTGATTTAAATATTCAGAAAACTTTTTTAATTTTATGGTTTCTTCTAATATTTTACTTAATCTGTCATACTTATTATAGGATTTTATCTCTTCAAATATTTTCCCCATATTATTCAAATCAGCTTTCACAACAGCTATCTTACCACGTGTATTTATCTTATCAGAAACTAAATCATCCAAGCTTTTTACAAAATGTTTATACTCTATTTTTTCTTCCCTTTCATTTGAATCACTTTCAATTTTATCTTCTTCATTTCCTTCCTTAATTTTTCCTAACTCCAAAAAATTAAAAATTATATCCTGATTCTCTTCTATAATTTTACTTTTTACTTTTGGACATTTCAAACTCTCAATTGCTTTTTTTATATATTCTATATCATCATCAACTTTCTCCGCTTTAAAATGAGTATATTTCAAAAATATTTGTCCATCATATTTTCGATAAACCTCTTGAAAAATTTCTTTCTCTATTCTTTTCAAAACATCTTCTTCTATATCTTTTTTAAATATATATTTTCCTGAAACTTCTAAAATATAATCTTCCTTATTAATCTCAAATTTTTTACTTACTACTTCTAATATATCATCTGCTATTGTTTTTGAAGCGGAACAAATTGACGATAAAGTTTTCTCATCATTAAGTCCTTGAGAAGTCATATCATCTATTCTTTGATAAATATATTTTTGTATTTTTTCTACAGAAATAGCTATTAATTTTGAATTCATATTATTCTCCTATTTTTCATTATATGTATTAAAAAGTTTAACATAGGACCTATGTGGAAAAAACATAGGATTATTTAATAACATCAGCAATTGGTTGAATTGGAAAATGAAAGAAAGCAGCGGAATACTTTTTTCTTGTTCATTACGTATTTCATAATCTTTTTTTAAATCTTTATCTTTTAAATTTTCAGGAAATTTTAGAATTTTTCTTTCATTTTCTTCATCTTTTTTATGGTTTATTTTCTCATACCAATTTTCTAAACTATAATTATTAAAAATTATATTCATTTCTTGTTTCTCGGTTTTTTCACTTTTAATGGCTTCAATTATAATGTCCATATCTTTTAATTTTTCAATTCTTTCTTTTCTCATTTTACTCTTAGGTGTATGACAAAAAATTTTAATCGGTGCAGTCGCGGTTTGTGCAAGCTCTCTATCATCGAACATGGGATTATATACACCACTTACAATTCTAGCTATTGAATCATTTGAAGTACTTAAATTATCTATTTTATCTATCCATTCTCTTATTTTATCATTTTTAAAATTAGTGCTTTTACATTCTATCACAGCCGCAACAGCTTCAATAGGTATAAATTTTATTTGACCATATTTAAATACATATGGTGTATACTGTTCATCAAATATAGCCAAATCAACTTCATTAGAAAAACTTCCTTCAGAATCCATTATAAAAACCGAACGCTCCACTTTAAACTTTTTAGGAACTATTCTTTCAAAAAAGGACTTCCAAATTTCTTCTCTGAATCCTCCAATTGTAGTTGAATGTTCTATTTGAAAGTTCAATTGGTTTATTAATTCTTTTTCATACATTACATAATTTTTAATAATATTTTCTATATTTTTCTTATTGTCATCTATCATATTTTTTCACTCCTTTTTATTTTTCAATTAAATTATATCTCATTTTTATTAAAAATCAAGTTTTTCATTAAAATTAATTACTACTCTCTGCCTCCTTGTTATTTTATATTTATCCAATTATTTACATTACACAATGCTCTATTAAAAACTATTTAGTAGGGATACTTATTCATTCACTTTATAAATTTACATTACACAATGCTCTATTAAAAACAACATTTTGAAGAAAATAAAATAAGAGTATTTTGCGATTTACATTACACAATGCTCTATTAAAAACCTACAGGCAAGTGGAGAACATTATATATTACTATAGATTTACATTACACAATGCTCTATTAAAAACATATACTCAATCTTGGTTGAATAAATGGTTGATGGGCATTTACATTACACAATGCTCTATTAAAAACTCAAGGGATTGGGAAAAGTACCTTTTTAGCGAAGTTATTTACATTACACAATGCTCTATTAAAAACAACAGATATTTTAGCATACTCTATATGTTCAAATATATTTACATTACACAATGCTCTATTAAAAACAACAGATATTTTAGCATACTCTATATGTTCAAATATATTTACATTACACAATGCTCTATTAAAAACATCCCAATTAATACGTACCGCTTTTATTCCTGAAATATTTACATTACACAATGCTCTATTAAAAACAGTAATCCTGTGGTGGAAGTATTTAATATTAATAAAGATTTACATTACACAATGCTCTATTAAAAACTGTATTTGTGTATTCGCTTTTAGGCTCAAAGCCACTATTTACATTACACAATGCTCTATTAAAAACACAATTTTTAGCAACTGGAAAAGTTGTTTTTGACACATTTACATTACACAATGCTCTATTAAAAACGAGGAAAAGGAAGACCTAAAGGAATAGAAAAGCCTGATTTACATTACACAATGCTCTATTAAAAACCTATCACATATTTTTTACTGTGCATAAATCCTGCAGATTTACATTACACAATGCTCTATTAAAAACCTTGAAATATGCAACCAAGGTAACAAGATATAAGAAATTTACATTACACAATGCTCTATTAAAAACACAAAGAGATAATCTCTTTTTCGCCTTTATTTTCTTATTTACATTACACAATGCTCTATTAAAAACTATAGCCACTTCATTAAAAGCTATTTTTCTAAAAACATTTACATTACACAATGCTCTATTAAAAACAAAATAGTCAAAATCGATACTGTAATTTATTTTTGAATTTACATTACACAATGCTCTATTAAAAACTGAAATAAAAAGTAAAAAGAAACATACTAAATTGAATTTACATTACACAATGCTCTATTAAAAACTAATTTCGCTCATAAAGACTTAAATTTTATTGTAATATTTACATTACACAATGCTCTATTAAAAACTTTCCAAACTTCTATTAATAGAATGGGAAATTACTGTATTTACATTACACAATGCTCTATTAAAAACGAAAGAGAAGTTATAAATCATTACCTTAGTTTGGATAATTTACATTACACAATGCTCTATTAAAAACGAAAGAGAAGTTATAAATCATTACCTTAGTTTGGATAATTTACATTACACAATGCTCTATTAAAAACAAAGGATCTCCTTCAACTCCTGCACTTTTTTCAAATATTTACATTACACAATGCTCTATTAAAAACTGTTGTTGTTACTTTTATTTCTCTTTTAGTTACTTATTTACATTACACAATGCTCTATTAAAAACACTCCAAAGTTGATATTGATGAATTAACTAACGAACATTTACATTACACAATGCTCTATTAAAAACCTTATTTAAACTTTTACACTAACTATAATAGCAGATTTCTTCAAATTTGTCGATAAAAATTTTTTGATACTTTTATTTTATTTTTTCTTAAAAACTTTTATTACGTAATCTATCTTTTTCTTCTAAAAACAAGGCTTTTAGAATTTCTGTCGGTGTACAGTCTTTTTTCAATTATTCATAATCGACAGATTTTTTTAACTTTATCTCTTTTTCCTCTTCCTAAACTCCCAAGGAGTAACATAGTCTTTTTTAGCAAACAGCCCTATTCTGCTTTTTTGAGCACTTTCCTGATACTGTTTCATTTTTAGGTTTTTCCTGTCATACTGTTCATACCACCAGGCATTTCCGGTTTTTACCATTTTTTCATTTATATTTTCATTATTGAGATAAACAACTCCGATTAGTCTTCCGTATCTGTCTTTTTTCTTTCCTTCTATTTTCACATCTTTATTTTTTATAAAATTCATCAATGCCTGTTTACTTTCATATCCATAATCCTGTTTTAACTCAGGAGCATCTATTCCGAATAATCTTATTTTTATAAGTTTTCCCGTTATTTTTCCGTTTTCTGCTTTCTTCACAGCTATAGTATCTCCGTCGCTTATGCACAATACTCTGTAGTTTTCCGAAAATATCGGTATACTAAGAAATAGCATAACTATTAATATCAATATTTTTTTCATTGTTTTATCCCTCTATAATTTTAATATGTCGTTTTTATGTCAACTATATAAAAAGTGAAGTTTGCTTTGTAATCGTTTTCGATTATTTCAGCTTACTTCACCATTCACTATTTTTCCAAAGCATTCTTAAAATCTTCTATCAAATCGTCAATATGCTCTATCCCCACTGCCACTCTTATTAAAGACTTCGTAATTCCTCTTGCATTTTTCTCATCTTCGGGCATCTCAGCATGAGTTATTGTATGAGGATGCGTTACCAGAGTTTCCACTCCTCCCAAACTCGCAGCCGATAAAGCTACTTTCAAATTATCAAAGAAAGGTTTTACTTTATTTTCATCTTTCAATACAAATGAAAATACGGCTCCTCCTCCTGCTGCCTGACTTTCATGTATTTTTTTACCTTTATTATTCTCTTCTGTAGGAAAATAAACTTTTTCCACTGCTTTATGATTTTTGAAAAATTCAATCAATTTTAAAGTATTCTTTTGAGCAGCTTCTATTCTCACTTTCAACGTTTTAAGACTTCTCATTAAAAGCCAGCTGTCAAAAGGAGACAAAATGGCACCGATTGCTTTTTGAGCGAACCACACTTCTTCGGCTAATTCATCGCTATTAACTATGACCATTCCTGCAAGAATATCATGGTGCCCGCTTAAAAATTTCGTTGCACTGTGTACAACAATATCTATTCCCAAATCAAGCGGTCTTTGCAAATACGGAGTCATAAATGTATTATCGGCAATCGTAAGCAATTCATACTTTTTTGCAATTTCCACGACACCTTTTATATCCGTCACATCTAATAAAGGATTGGAGGGAGTCTCTATGAATATAGCAACAGTATTATCTTTTACAGCTTTTTCTATATTCTGCAAATCGGTAGTGTCTACAAAAGTATATTCCAAATTGTACTTTCCGAAAATATCGGTCATAATTCTGTATGTTCCGCCATAAATATCCGTTCCAAGTACAATGTGATCTCCTGCTTTAAATTTTGTAAATAACGATGTTATTGCTGCCATTCCCGATGAAAATGCAAAAGCATGTTTTCCGTTTTCCAATTTTGCCATAATTTTTTCCAATTCACTTCTTGTAGGATTGGAAACTCTGGCATATTCAAATTCCTGTTCTTCTCCAAAATTTTCTATCTGAGCAGTAGAAGCCATATTTATCGTACTTTTCCAACCACTGTGTTTTCCGTCATCTTTTCTTATACCGTGTATTGCTTTTGTTTCAAATTTCATCTTTGCCTCCGTTTCATCTATTTATTTTTATTTTTCTATCCCTAATTCTTTGTGAAAATATTGTAAACAAGATTTTTCAATCAAACTTTTGTTTCTTTTAATTTCAGGTTTTTTCAAAGCTTTTTTGTATAATTTGATGTATTTTTGTAATTCGCTCACAATTTTTCTTTCTTTATTTTTAAGTAATTTATATTCCTCATCATTAATAAATACTTTTTTGTTATCAATATACTTTCTGTCAGTTATTACTAAAACTTTCGATAAATCGAGTCCTTTATTATCAACCGTAGAGATTTTATACCGATGATTTATATTATGCCTGAGAGGTATTGCGAAAAGAAGATTATTATACTCAATAATATAAACAACAGTATAAGGTCTGTTTTTCTTTTTCTCCACTTCTTTATAATTTTCATATTTTTCATAAAAATTTTCTGTCAAAAACTTAAATTCCATAACCTTACCCCTCTTTTTCAAAAAAGCCCTACTTTCCAAGCAGGACTTTATACTATCTTCTCAATAGGTAATTTTTTTTATTACCCTGTTCGCACACCTTAACGAACAGTTCTTCTCAACAGGTATTTCTTTTTATTACCCTGTTCACTACCCTATGAACAGATCTTCTAAGTATGAATATTATACAATATATATTTCTAAAAATCAATATCTTTCATATTATTTCTATTACTCTTCACCTTTAAAAAATTTCTTCATTTTATCTAAAAAAGAGTTAGATTCTTTATAGTTTTTCTTATTTAAGGAATCTTCAAATTCTTTAAGGATTCTTTTTTGTTTTTCTGTCAGATTTATAGGAGTTTCTATTTTGATTTCTATTATCTCAGAACCTGTTCCATTTGAAGTTCTGATACCCTTATCTCTTAATTTTAATTCTTTTCCGCTTTGAGTACCTTCGGATATTTTTATCGTTCTTTTTCCTTCGAGAGTCGGTACTTCAACTTCTCCTCCTAATATCGCCGTCGTCATTGATATCGGTACTTTACAGTAAATATCGTATCCTTTTCTTTTAAATATAGGATGTTCTTTTACATCGATGAAAATATATAAATCTCCGAATAACCCGTTATTTTCCCCTGCATCTCCGCCATCTCTGACAACAAGTCTTTGACCTTTCTCCACACCTGACGGTATTCTTACTTTTCTCTCAACAGTTTCTTTTTCTACTCCTGTTCCATGACAAGTGTGACATTCTTTTTCAGGTATTTTTCCTGTTCCATGACATTTATCACATTCATGTATAACTGTCTGTACTCCGAATATAGAACGTTGCTGCATTCTTATCTGCCCCGAACCGTTACATTTATCACATGTTTTCATATCGTGTCCCGGCTCTGCTCCGGAACCGTTACAAGTTTTACATTTTCCTTTTCTCTTATATTTAATTTCTTTTTCAACACCAAATGCAACTTCTTCCAATGTAAGTGTCATATTATATCTTAAGTCGGCTCCTTCTTTTACTCTCGGACCCTGACTTCTTCTACTGCTTCCGCCTCCGAAAAAATCTCCGAAAATGTCTCCTAAATTTATATCTTCAAAACCGCCGAAATTACCGAATCCTTCAGAACTGAATCCACCAAAGCCTCCAAAGCCGCCTTGACCGAAGCCCCCTTGTCCTCCGTTTTCAAATGCAGCATGTCCGTATTGATCATAGGCTGCTCTTTTTTGAGGATCACTAAGCACTTCGTTAGCTTCCTGTACTTCCTTAAATTTAGCTTCAGCTTCTTTATTATCTTTATTCATATCAGGATGATATTTCTTCGCCATTGTCCTGTACGCCTTTTTTATTTCCTGGTCAGTCGCATTCTTCGGCACTCCCAATATTTCATAATAATCTTTTTTTGCCATTTTTTATTACAAGTATGTCTAAATTCCGCTTTCGTTTTTCAAATCTTCAACTCTCTAAATAAACGGTTTAAGACATTCTTCTCTCCTTTCCTTTATAGCGTTATAATGAACCTGTTAATAGTAATTTCGCAGTAAAACTTTTATTTTTATCCAATTTCAAAATGCCTGTTTTTTCTTCAAGTTTACCGCTGCAATTTGCAAAATCCGAAATTCCGAACCACGGTTCAATACAGACAAAAGGTGACGCAGGTTTACTCCAGAAAGCAATAAACGGGAATTTACCATAATCCATCGTTAATTTTCTTTCGTTTTTATTGCATTTCAATGCTACTTTTGTCGAATTCAAATCTTTAAATATTATAGCATCATTATCAAATATGTTTTTATCTAATTTTATTATTTTTTCATTTTTCAAATAGTCTTTTCTTTCGTTCAAGATTAAAGCATCTGTTCTTAGTTGGTATATCTGTGCTGTTTCTTCTTTTTCAAATTCCAAAAAATAATCTTCCAATTTTATATTTTCATTTATTTCCAATGCAAATGCCGGATGGGCTCCCAATGAAAAATACATATCTTCATTGCTTTTATTTATAACCTCATATTTTATTTCAAGACTGTTATCTATTATTGTATATGTCATGAAAAAGTCAAATTCAAAAGGATATTTTTTCAATGTTTCTTCATCAGAAGAAAACTTGAATTTCAAAAAATTCTCTCCTTTTTCGACCAAATCAAAATCTTCATATCTTGCTATACCATGTCTTGTCGTCATGCTGTATTCTTTATTTTTAAAAATATACTTTCCGTCTTTAAGCACTCCTACAAAAGGAAACAGAACAGGCGAACTGTTCGGCCAAAATTCAGGATTTCTCTCCCAAATAAATTCATTTCCGTTTACTTTGTAGCTACTTAACTCCGCTCCTGTTGACAATACTTCTATTTCAACATTTCCGTATTTTAATGTATTTTCCATTTTTACACATCCTTTTTCAGATTTGTTATTATAATCTATATTTCCGTTTTATCAGAATAAGACTTTTAAAAAACCGTCTTAAAAATATCTCTTTTACTTTAAATCATTTGTTAATACAGGAATATGAGGGCTAATCAAGCCCTCATTTATAAAATTCTTTAAAATAACATTTTAGTCTACTACTTCCGCATCTTGAACATCATCATTACTGTCAGAACTTGTATTCCCCGAAGCATTTCCGTTTGCAGCCTGTTCAGCTTGAGCTTTTTGTGCAGCTTCCTGATACATTCTTGTAGCAAATCCTTGAGATACTTTAGACAATTCTTCTACACCTTTTCTGATAGCTTCCAAATCATCTCCGTCTTTTACTTTTTTCAATTCTTCGATTGCTTTTTCAATATCTTCTTTTTCTGTTTCCTGTAATTTATCAGCATTTTCAGAGATTGTTTTTTCAGTCGCAAGAACTAACTGATCAGCCTGATTTCTTGCTTCCACCAATTCTTTAAATTTAGCATCTTCAGCTTCATGAGCTTCAGCATCTTTTTTCATTTTTTCAATATCATCTTTAGATAAATTGGACGAACCTGAAATTGTTACCTGATTTTCTTTTCCTGTTCCCAAATCTTTTGCCGAAACGTGTACTATTCCGTTCGCATCAATATCAAATGTAACTTCTATTTGAGGGATTCCTCTCGGTGCTGCAGGTATTCCTTCAAGGTTGAATTCTCCCAATCTGTGGTTATCCGCAGCTTTTGCTCTTTCTCCCTGTAATACTACTATTGACACCGCAGGCTGATTATCTGCCGCTGTTGAGAATACTTGAGATTTTTTAACAGGTACTGTTGTATTTCTTTCAATTATTTTAGTAAATACTCCTCCCAATGTTTCTATTCCCAATGATAAAGGAGTTACGTCCAATAACAATACATCTTTAACATCTCCCATTAAGATTCCGCCTTGTATTGCCGCACCTGCTGCAACTACTTCATCAGGATTGATTCCTTTATTAGGTTCTTTTCCGAAGTAAGATTTTACCCATTCCTGAACTGCAGGTATTCTTGTAGATCCTCCTACCAATAATATTTCATTTATTTCGTTAGGTGACAAGTTTGCATCGTCCAATGCCTGTTTTACAGGTCCTTTTGTTGCTTCTACCAAGTCTTTTGTCAATTCATCAAATGCTGCTCTCGTAAGTTTTTTCTCCAAATGTTTAGGTCCTGTAGCATCCATTGTAATGAACGGCAATGAAATCGAAGTTTCTAATGTTGTCGACAATTTTTTCTTAGCATCTTCAGCTGCATCTTTCAATCTTTGTATTGCCATTTTGTCATTTCTTAAGTCAATTCCTGTTTCTTTTTTAAATTCATCTGCCAACCAGTCTATTATTTTCTGGTCAAAGTTGTCTCCTCCTAAGTGATTATTTCCCGAAGTCGATATAACTTCCACAACTCCGTCACCTATTTCAAGAATCGATACATCAAATGTACCTCCTCCCAAGTCGAATACCAACACTTTTTCTTCTTTCTTTTTATCCAATCCGTAAGACAACGCAGCAGCCGTAGGCTCATTTATAATTCTTTTTACCGTAAGTCCGGCAATTTCTCCGGCATCTTTTGTAGCCTGTCTTTGTGCATCTGTAAAGTAAGCAGGCACTGTAATAACAGCTTCTTTAACTTCTTCTCCCAAGTATGCTTCAGCATCTTTTTTCAATTTTTTCAATATCATTGCCGAAATTTCCTGTGGAGTATAGCTTTTTCCGTTTATATCCACTTTATAGTCGGATCCCATATTTGTTTTTATTGAAATTACTGTAGAATCAGGATTTGTAATTACCTGTCTTTTAGCGATTTCCCCTACTATTATTTCTCCGTTTTCTTTTATATTTACTACAGACGGTGTAGTTCTTCCTCCGTCAGAGTTAGGGATTATCGCAAATGATCCCCCTTCCATTACTGCCACACAGCTGTTTGTTGTTCCTAAATCTATTCCTATTATTTTACTCATATTTATCACTCCTATTTGTTTTTAAATTTATTTATATTTTTAATTTTAAATACTTTATAATCATTCCCCTGCAACATTGAAATTTTTCTAAGAAAAAGGAATAA belongs to Pseudoleptotrichia goodfellowii and includes:
- a CDS encoding trans-sulfuration enzyme family protein, whose amino-acid sequence is MKFETKAIHGIRKDDGKHSGWKSTINMASTAQIENFGEEQEFEYARVSNPTRSELEKIMAKLENGKHAFAFSSGMAAITSLFTKFKAGDHIVLGTDIYGGTYRIMTDIFGKYNLEYTFVDTTDLQNIEKAVKDNTVAIFIETPSNPLLDVTDIKGVVEIAKKYELLTIADNTFMTPYLQRPLDLGIDIVVHSATKFLSGHHDILAGMVIVNSDELAEEVWFAQKAIGAILSPFDSWLLMRSLKTLKVRIEAAQKNTLKLIEFFKNHKAVEKVYFPTEENNKGKKIHESQAAGGGAVFSFVLKDENKVKPFFDNLKVALSAASLGGVETLVTHPHTITHAEMPEDEKNARGITKSLIRVAVGIEHIDDLIEDFKNALEK
- a CDS encoding thermonuclease family protein — translated: MKKILILIVMLFLSIPIFSENYRVLCISDGDTIAVKKAENGKITGKLIKIRLFGIDAPELKQDYGYESKQALMNFIKNKDVKIEGKKKDRYGRLIGVVYLNNENINEKMVKTGNAWWYEQYDRKNLKMKQYQESAQKSRIGLFAKKDYVTPWEFRKRKKR
- a CDS encoding RAMP superfamily CRISPR-associated protein; protein product: MRKIKVKIETKSNCLIGNHTQSFSIGGVDQCTTVDNDGKPLIQASAFKGSTRFIVKSEGSDMEETKKFYKNYLEDLLKKYEKRKLENNLNSQNLEEIINKIKECINDLKPEYLFGIEGINTTPRLYFSDLKVVDGRKNTEEYFIIDSKTAILEDGDEVVSNPRTYKAIRPGVKFEGEIILRDFKNFVDIKKIAAELVEKLELFNDGYYRMGNSKSRGYGKISIETEIVE
- a CDS encoding DUF6602 domain-containing protein → MIDDNKKNIENIIKNYVMYEKELINQLNFQIEHSTTIGGFREEIWKSFFERIVPKKFKVERSVFIMDSEGSFSNEVDLAIFDEQYTPYVFKYGQIKFIPIEAVAAVIECKSTNFKNDKIREWIDKIDNLSTSNDSIARIVSGVYNPMFDDRELAQTATAPIKIFCHTPKSKMRKERIEKLKDMDIIIEAIKSEKTEKQEMNIIFNNYSLENWYEKINHKKDEENERKILKFPENLKDKDLKKDYEIRNEQEKSIPLLSFIFQFNQLLMLLNNPMFFPHRSYVKLFNTYNEK
- the tenpIN gene encoding type III toxin-antitoxin system TenpIN family toxin gives rise to the protein MEFKFLTENFYEKYENYKEVEKKKNRPYTVVYIIEYNNLLFAIPLRHNINHRYKISTVDNKGLDLSKVLVITDRKYIDNKKVFINDEEYKLLKNKERKIVSELQKYIKLYKKALKKPEIKRNKSLIEKSCLQYFHKELGIEK
- a CDS encoding Cas10/Cmr2 second palm domain-containing protein; amino-acid sequence: MNSKLIAISVEKIQKYIYQRIDDMTSQGLNDEKTLSSICSASKTIADDILEVVSKKFEINKEDYILEVSGKYIFKKDIEEDVLKRIEKEIFQEVYRKYDGQIFLKYTHFKAEKVDDDIEYIKKAIESLKCPKVKSKIIEENQDIIFNFLELGKIKEGNEEDKIESDSNEREEKIEYKHFVKSLDDLVSDKINTRGKIAVVKADLNNMGKIFEEIKSYNKYDRLSKILEETIKLKKFSEYLNQFNLENKILPFYIEGDDIFFAVQIGSLLNSIILLKVLIKELRERLEIEEIGKEINLTLSIGVTFVDNHQPVRYYRKSVEEELSKMKKIMKSEKKKDKAILGVSVAGVNLFYYDGNKGEGETDGFSKFKEDVERLEYLKISNSYFHNLLQSIEREKDEKAQIRVLLYRLLPENIIGRKGKNELALKYYLLSQVLEKEDKSKEKSPRKLKLEKIKSKLIPKLRLFMLLTDERYSEKKEIDKEKIQKYINEKIMLKIKSDLFNKPVSYLYDNEIEKRESTILKLFIKNSKITKEIKDKNGKTKIKNMWVYKKAPFQTSFFYRIKNIIETEKEKSKKLNKVKTVFENINNTIKNNENRERKDNKKLGNKENTNKIDYKLNFNFDKFKELIEEEIDKTDWLDVLILFYSYTQQKIKYLTVNKKK